Within Phycodurus eques isolate BA_2022a chromosome 7, UOR_Pequ_1.1, whole genome shotgun sequence, the genomic segment agattaagTATTTGTTTATATCAGTGTAATAACTGAGCTTGCACGCAGGAGAtgattagatttaaaaaaagtgaatgaACCCTgccgcaataaaaaaaaaaaaaaaaaaaaaaactcaaatagaCAGATAAAAACCCCACGAACAAATTTGCTCAGTATTGCTGTCGAATGAGCATCTCTCACCTGCCGACTCGCTGCAATGGAAAAGTGCGACTCCCGGTGTTCTTACGGGGAACAACGTTTTAAGTCCTCACCTTATTTTATCAGTGTAAAAGTGTTGCAATAACTTTATGATAAGAATGAtttacaagcacacacacattcacatgtaTGGACAGTTTTGACCACTGGTGTCAAAAGTCAAGGTCTGGGGCCAGAgtgagttgttgttttcattgttttaactAACATAACATAGCCCATgacgaaaatgagtttgaaaacaCACCGTGCTCAGAAATAGAGGGCCCCAAAATAGAATTTTGCTTAGCCCCATGGAGGATAatcaaaaatattattcatGTGATTTATGTAAACGCGCGTACTACTGTACACATGTTGAATAGCTTTCAAAACGTTGTGCCGGCGAGATAACTTTAAAAAGGTTACATATAAAGCCTTTCTTGTCAACAGACGAAtacggctaaaaaaaaaaaaaaaaagaaaaaaaaaaaggaccagaAGTCCCAAACATGCCCGCTAGAGGGCAGCATCGTCGGCACTCACGATCCAGCCTGCCAGAAACTGAGCGGACGAAAAAGAAAACGCCCTGTGTGGACTGAAGCCTGCCTGCTCGCTTGCTAGCTAGTAAATAACTTGAACCTGCCGACGGCGCTGTTAGTAGCCGTCCAAAATGGATTATACTGTAACCCAGAAAGCTCTCAGACAGCGTAAGTTACCTACGTGGTTTCattgattatattatattatcttCCAAGATTCAATGGCAACGCTAACGCGTAGCATCATCACGTTGCGCCCGCAATTATAAATGCATACATGGCTGACATACAACGCGATAGAAATGATTACTGGTTTTAATGCCATCTTAATACAGTGTTCCTCAGAAAGATGCAATTTATCCTTGCGACAGCGTGATGAGTGGTGGAGGACAGAAAAGAGACTTCCTGCGGTGCACACGTCAGATGTGACAGCTGAATGCtacaaatgaatgaattgcTTGTGACTGCCTCGCATGTGCTTAGTTTACCACACTGCGCttgttaacaacaacaacaaaaacagcatgttcCTGTATTTTCTTCATCCAGAACCTAATGTACGTCTACGAAATAGCTCCATGGATGGTTCAGATGGGAGCCAGTTGTTTGAGGACACAAGTGGCTGTGCTTCACAGACATCCCAGCAGAGGTGAGCACCACCAGACAggtttaacattaacatcttgAATCAAGCCCTGTGGAACTTTAAAAGAgacattttgcaaaacaaatttcacagttaaaaaaaaaagtcccacagCATGGTGGCCGAGTGATCGGCCAGTTGATCCGGCCTCACTGTTGTCAGTCTGCGGTTCTGTTTTTTAGAATCTCATCTGTAGCATTCATGTGTGTAATGTAATTTGCATGCTCCCTATCCTTGCGcgagttttctctgggcactcctgcttcatcccacattccaaaagcatgcatgttagggttcattgaagatgataaattgtccataggtgtgtgtGAATGTCAGGCACCCCCCTTTAAATTTTTATGGGGAAGCATTGATAATAAGtgcccaaaaagttcaacccCCCCTTTACAATTGGTTGTCAAGGTGGGAATACATCCATGCTTTTTACCATGTTCccatgtttttgtacttttgtactGATTTTTtcctgccaaatatcggaattgGCATTGgccttaaaaaaattatttaggtCAGGCCCTAAatatgttttccacattttgttatgtgaCTTACAGCCTTattctgaaaataaattaataatttcttCACAATCATACACAAACACTACATAATAACAtgaaacaattttatttatttttttatcaatcagactttatttctatagtgcttttcatacatttaaaatatagcACAAAGTGTTTTACACAATAAAATCAAGGTAAGCAAACAAACTCAATGCCAccgacacacaaaaacagatgcACACATAACACAGAATTTCCCCTCACCCACACTTTCGTTCACACATAAAGTGTGTAAAAGCACAGAAAGAAGGAAACTGATGCCGCAATCTCACATTCAGCACTTTGCAGTAAGGAAACACTAGTGGTTGGATAAaattcatgaataaataaatatttttaaaaataacaataattagaATAATAGTAATGATTAAAAATGAGCTGtcaataaaatagttaaaagcaaattaaaaatgttattaattaaaaaataataataaaatgcttAAAATAATACACGAAAAAGGATAGGTAAactaaaactatatatatatatatatatatatatataacatacataaataaaaagaaaataaatcacatatacacacatattcaCATCCACAAGGCTGAAACATTTGGGTCAGTTTCCTAATTGTATGGGGAATTCCAATTGGCAACCATTAATGTGCTTTTCTGTTGACAGGAACCAGCAGAGCGGACCTCAGGCTGCAGGTTTCCCGGGCCAGTCCATGCTGTCAGACCCCATGTCAAACCTTGCCATGGCTTATGGCAGCTCACTGGCATCTCAAGGGAAAGAAATGATGGACAAAAGTGTAAGATTGACTCACAGATCTTTGGCTCATGAATTTAAGAgagaaacattttgggggggaacaaaaGTGAATTTGTGTATTGTAGCTGGACAGATTCATCCCCATTTCCAAGCTGAAATACTACTTTGCAGTGGACACGGTGTACGTTGGAAAGAAGTTGGGTCTTCTAGTTTTCCCCTACATGCATGAGGTAGGTGGGCTGAATTTAAAGCATCCTATTCTTAGAGCTGCTCCTTAGATCCTTCTGGTTCCTTCCATAACCTCATTAAGTGTGGAGCTTTGAATTAACGGCCTACAGATGGGCCATCGGTTGAAATATTCTCATAAGAACAGGGATCGAGTGTCCCATTTGTGTTGGACCTCACCAATAAGAAATATTTATGATGAGATTCCATTCCGACATGTTCCCAATCACAGTGTGTGATCGTGTTGTAGAATTGGGAGGTGAGCTACCAGCAGGACACTCCTGTGGCGCCGCGCTTTGACCTCAACGCTCCCGATCTCTACATCCCCGCTATGGGCTTCATCACGTACGTGCTGGTGGCTGGGCTGGCCCTGGGCACACAGAACAGGTAGATGTGAACGATAATACTTGATGGAGCTAGCTGTTCATTCTCAATGGCATAAAgaaagtggtttttttttcacagtaaaACATAACGGCTTCATCAAGAAATCAAATACAATTCCAATGGGCATCTGAGCCAAGCTGCTTCCCATATAAATGCGCAAGCCAGCTCGAGAGTTCATGTTACTCTGATTATGTTAATGAGatactatttttttctgccCGACAAACTTGGCATTGTTAATTTCTCACCAGTTTGTGTTAGCAAAGAATAATAGAGATTTCGACCACACAACAGAACCTTGAGACTTGAAAGTCAGCTTGTTGTCATTCTACGCGAACTGGGCGATATGgcttgggaaaataaaaaataaaaaaaatcaccccttaaagaaaaagcaagcaccgataccacttttttcagatCTAAAAAATACCTACATTTGCGTATTCGCTGATAGCGACGACTGATATTTGATAATGCCGTTACTTCTTGTAATtgtgatgcattttattttaatcacatGTTGTTCAAAACACTAACTTTTCTTGAACACGACATACGTTCCaatcaaataaaacagtttTGAAAACTTGTCCTTACAACATGAAAAAACTAACAGTATGTCACATACAACAACATCATCTGCTTTCTtcttctgggatttgctttactTCTCGTGATACTAAACTTTAAAACGCTTTAAAACGTATTTTTTCGCATATTTTTCCGAGCATCAACTTGCATAAACTTccactaaaataataaaaacaaactttcttctttatttacagaaaATGAGTGATTCCTCTTTGAAAAATGTTCCTTTAGTCAAAACAATCATCTAAACTCGATCCttaataatttaacattttaaatattcaacaaaTGAGCATAAAATTCTTGAAAGGTAACACCACAAAATAACACTGAACTCTTAGCCCCTGaactccagtgaaaggaactctgaatgcttcagcatatcaagagattttggacatttccaactttgtgggaagtttggagatggctgcttcctgttccaacatgtctgtacatcagtgcacaaatcaaggttcatacatacatacatgaatgagagagtttgatgtggatgaacttgacagGCCTGCAGAATCCTggcctcaaccctatagaacacttttggatgaactgcacttttgtaaactagctcctgtGTGTTCTTATCAGCGGAGACTCATTCCTTCTCAATAATCAATAATACACATTCCCTTCTATTTGTTGTCTCTCATTCCTATTTGGAGTCGGCTGACTCTTTTTGTGTCTCTTCAGGTTTTCTCCCGAGCTGCTGGGAGTTCAGGCCAGCTCGGCGCTGGTGTGGCTCATCATGGAAGTCTTGGCAGTTCTCCTGTCACTTTACCTCGTGACCGTCAACACCGACCTCACAACCATCGACCTGCTGGCCTTCTCTGGATACAAATATGTCGGGTATGTGCGGCACTCTTGGTACGTGCACATTCACGTCTCATCTGTCACAGCCACAGTTAATTTAGCTGATctttagttttgtgtttttaataccACACGCAAGAAGCTTGAGGTCATCATATGCATCCATAAATGttctatagcacttgttctCATAagtggtgagctggagcctaacacAGCTAACtgagcaactgtgtgtgtgtctgtccttTTCTTAGGATGATCGTTGGTGTAGTCGCAGGACTGATTTTTGGGAGACCAGCCTATTATCTGTCGTTGCTGTGGTGCTGTGCTGCCATCTTTGTATTTATGGTGAGTAGCAGTCTTGTAGTGAAAATCAGTGATGTAATGAAATGTGAAACTCGCTCGTCTCGGTCACGGTAGTAAAAAAGGAAGTCTACAAGCTGTCAGAAACAGAACAAATGATGAGCCATAAAAGAAGAGCCTATAGTgtgcaagaaaaatatttatttatgagaCAATATGGGCAAAGTTTATCGTAAC encodes:
- the yif1b gene encoding protein YIF1B, with protein sequence MDYTVTQKALRQQPNVRLRNSSMDGSDGSQLFEDTSGCASQTSQQRNQQSGPQAAGFPGQSMLSDPMSNLAMAYGSSLASQGKEMMDKSLDRFIPISKLKYYFAVDTVYVGKKLGLLVFPYMHENWEVSYQQDTPVAPRFDLNAPDLYIPAMGFITYVLVAGLALGTQNRFSPELLGVQASSALVWLIMEVLAVLLSLYLVTVNTDLTTIDLLAFSGYKYVGMIVGVVAGLIFGRPAYYLSLLWCCAAIFVFMTRTLRLKLLSEAAAEGRLVRGARNQLRMYLTMSIAAAQPVFMFWLTYHLIR